Proteins from a genomic interval of Dendropsophus ebraccatus isolate aDenEbr1 chromosome 6, aDenEbr1.pat, whole genome shotgun sequence:
- the AGXT gene encoding alanine--glyoxylate aminotransferase: MQGTVRSISYSLIRATRLSGTVRMSTHTVVPPSPALLLPLSVPHRLMLGPGPSNVPPRIQSSGAQQMIGHMHPEMFQIMDDIKLGIQYAFQTKNTLTLAISGSGHCAMEAAIFNVVEKGEVVLVALNGIWGERAADIAQRIGADVRLLAKPPGEGFSLKEIEKGLAEHKPSLFFITHGESSSGVAQPLDGIGDLCHRHNCLLLVDSVASLGGVPIYMDKQGIDILYCGSQKVLNAPPGTAPISFNEAASKKIFSRKTKPVSLYVDLTWLANYWGCDGKPRIYHHTGPVTNLYCLREGLAILAEQGLERSWEMHRENAQRLYKGLEELGLKLFVKDPALRLPTVTTVSVPEGYNWKDITTYIMKNHSIEITGGLGPSTGKVLRIGLMGYNSTKTNIERVLNALRDALQHCPKNKM, from the exons atgCAAGGGACAGTTAGAAGTATATCCTATTCTTTGATTCGTGCCACCcggctgtcaggaactgtcaggatGTCCACTCATACGGTTGTGCCTCCATCTCCTGCCCTTCTGCTGCCTCTAAGTGTCCCTCATCGTCTAATGTTGGGCCCCGGCCCTTCAAATGTTCCTCCACGGATACAGTCTTCTGGGGCTCAACAGATGATTGGCCACATGCACCCCGAAATGTTTCAG ATAATGGATGACATTAAGCTTGGGATACAATACGCCTTCCAGACAAAGAACACGTTGACCCTGGCTATAAGTGGCTCAGGACACTGTGCTATGGAGGCTGCCATATTTAATGTGGTGGAGAAAGGCGAAGTAGTTCTTGTAGCTTTAAATGGCATCTGGGGAGAGAGAGCTGCTGACATTGCCCAGAGGATAG GTGCTGATGTGCGTCTCCTGGCAAAGCCACCTGGTGAAGGCTTCAGCTTAAAAGAAATAGAAAAG GGTTTAGCTGAACACAAGCCTTCTCTCTTCTTCATCACTCATGGAGAGTCGTCCAGTGGAGTGGCACAGCCATTAGATGGCATTGGAGACCTGTGCCACCG GCATAACTGCCTCCTTCTGGTAGACTCTGTGGCCTCTCTGGGAGGTGTTCCTATCTACATGGACAAACAAG GAATCGACATCCTATATTGTGGTTCTCAGAAAGTGTTAAATGCTCCTCCAGGAACTGCTCCCATCTCATTCAATGAAGCTGCAAG TAAGAAGATATTCAGCCGTAAGACAAAACCAGTATCGCTGTATGTGGACCTGACTTGGCTTGCTAACTACTGGGGCTGTGATGGAAAACCAAGAAT ATACCATCATACTGGACCAGTGACAAACTTGTACTGCCTGAGAGAAGGGCTGGCAATCCTGGCTGAGCAG GGTCTAGAGCGCTCTTGGGAAATGCACCGTGAGAATGCTCAAAGACTTTACAAAGGATTAGAAGAACTAGGACTGAAACTTTTTGTGAAGGATCCA GCTTTACGACTCCCCACTGTGACAACAGTCAGTGTGCCTGAGGGATATAACTGGAAggacatcaccacatatatcatgaAGAATCACAGCATAGAAATCACTGGGGGGCTGGGACCCTCTACTGGAAAG